GCTGGTCTCCCGCTTCTCTTCGCCGCgtgcgcccgccaactgtttgttcctccaCGCTGCTGGTGCGCATGTTCGCCATGTATCGCCAGGGCAACAACGACCAagaattcaagtacctccacgtttacaagcgcaatgacaagtgcgagaagtgggcggaagttcggcgcaccctcgacaaggccaaggagacctacaagccggacgcgtTGTCGCCGGGCGCATCAGAAgggcggccggacggcaacaaaggggccaagaaggggaaacacgccgacgcggctatcgcgcgagtgcaggagtctatcgagcattgcctcgccgacgcacagGCCCGGACCGTCctgcgtgaagagaagaccgaggcgcggtggtcggcgttgatgacgagcagcgccgtcaagctcgacctactccagaccaacgtcgccgcgaagaagaggaacaccgacctgacTTTCCTGCTGGGCGgcgcggacatgctccagagcaacgacgaggcggtcaaggcgtggtacttggcggagcgtggcctcatcctgaaccagctgccGTCGACGACGCCGCCAACTcccacgccgacgccgacgccgcctccAAGCCCGAGTGATGATGCCTCCACGACTCCCCgcacagaagccacgccgacgccgCCTAGCACAGAAGAAGCTCCGACCCtgccaagcccgcgcacgccgactccgccgacgCCGACCTCGCCATCTGATGCGCTGCACGCGCGACCTTTCTTTTTTGTACGCTGAACTTTTTATTCGATCGCCGAACTGTGGCCGCTTGATCACCGGATTTGTGGCGTCTATTTTGTGAGCGGGAATGACTACGTTTGAATTTGCCGCGGCTTGAGGGGCGGCGCTGGGGGGCTtggctgggagctaggtcgcccccaagGGCCGATCTAGCGCTGGTTCGCCCCCGGGCCACTCTTTTTCGGCGTCCTGAGGggctgaacggctggagatgctctaagacgtTCTGGATCAAGCAGCTGCAGGCTTCCAGGTTAGCAAATGAAATTGCATCTACAGGTCCAGGGTAACAAAGCCAGTCCAAAACTTTACGAAATTCGGCAGTCAGGGAAACGCTTTGTTCAGACTATAAAAGCACAAGCAACATCCATTAGCATGCATGAAATATACTGTCAGCATAGTTGTATCCCCGTGTACAGAAAATAACTAATCTTCGTAAAAACATCGTAAATGGCATGAATTGCTACAGAACAAAGCGTTTCCCTGAGAGCATATAGCTACTGACCATATAGATCTTGCAGTACATACAGATCCTTACATACTCTACAGTATGTATGCACAGCATATATCGCTGCCAAAAACGTAGCAATGCGTTATGTGCTGGATGAAGAAGAGCATTAATACGGTGCACAAACATAGCTGGAGTAGAAAGTAAAATTGTATCCAGAGTAGCAAAGTCATGAATTCGGCAGTCCTCTGTTAGGAAAACGCTTTATTCAGGTTAAATAAGAGTACAGGGGACATCCACTAGAAATAGGCTCTCAGCATAGCTGTATCCTCGTGTATATGGTCAGTAACTAATCACCGTAGAGCATCGTAACCGTCAAATGCTATTCGCGCCATGAAAAATTGTGATATCCAGGCTCCTTCCTCGTGCATATGCTATCACTGTACAATATATACACGTTGTATCTCGCTAGCCAAAAAAGTGTAGCAGTTATGCACCGGAACCGGATGCAGGAGCGGTAATACGGCGCACCCCAACACTCCACAGGATATCTCTGAAATGCTGCCAGGTGTTGGATCAGTTCGCAAGCACTGGAAGAGGGTTACTCCTGCAGTTCACTGTATGATGATGTGTTCACTAGCCTTCTGCTGTGCCGCTCCGCGATCATCCTCAGCCCCATGTACCTGTCAAATGTCAGTACGCAAGGCAATCATGTCAACTACTATCTCAGGTTAGTAGTATAACATTGCTCAAGATGAACAGCACAAGAACTATATACGTCCCCAAATTCATTACCtgcccatcatcatcaccgtggccTGAGGATTCGTCCCGGGCGTCACACTGAACGTCGACCCATCCACCACGCGAAGCGACTGCGTGCCCATGACCCGGAAATCCTTGTCAACCACCCTTCCAACCACACACCCTCCATGGTAATGCCACAGCGTGGCCACGGTTCGCCTGCAGAAATCCGCCACAGAAGTGTTGTTTGTGCTCCAGTCGAGTGGCAGGGTCGCCCCAACGATCCTGAAGTCCCTCCCACCACGCCCTCTCCTGCCCTGGCCCGACGTTCCTACGGCCGAACGGAATATGTCCATCGTCCTGCTCTGGAGCACCTGCGCCACGCGGCGCACGCCGACAAGGCACTGCGCCAGGTCCTCGGGGCGGCTGAAGTAGTTGAAGCGCACTGAGGGGGTCTCCACGGGATTGGGTGATGATAGCCAGAGTGAGCCCTCGGACAATGGGCCAGGGACCTTCTCCATGATGGTTGCCATGGTGACATAGAGCGGCGAAGTCGGGCTGATGAAAGGACCGGCGGGGCGCAGCATGGGAGAAACGGGGACGATGTATGATGCAGCCTCGAGGTAGGAGGCAGTGCCGTTGGCACAAGGGATGCCGACTACCTGGATGAGGGAGTGGTCGATGGGGACTGATGGGATGATGGAGATGCCGTTGCGAGGGTTGTCGAACACGTGCTTCCCAACGTCAGGGGCATCCACGGAAACAGGGATGCCGAGGGACGTAAGATCGTTGGCAGGGCCAACGCCGCTGAGAAGCAGCAACTGGGGACTTCCAAGTGTACCTGCAGAAAGTATGACCTCCCCACCCGGACGCAGCAGGGCATGGTGCTGCTGGAGAAGACGGTCCTGGTACACGACGCCAACTGCTGCTACTGCTGGTCGTGACCTTCCACGGCGTGCAGCTGGATAAGAAATACAGAAAAAGGGCAAAGTTTACTCATACTTGCACCCACTTTTACAGCTAAAAAACCGTATGTGCTGGTAACATGAAACGCCATTGGTTCAGGATAATTCCTATAGTAGCTAATGTGGAAAGGAGCTAATCTAGTACAAGTAGATTGTACCATTAAGCTTCTTTTTTCCTCAAAATGTTAAGCAAGCATAAGTGACATGAATAAATACCACAAAAGTTTCAGTTTGCAGTGGCAGTTACACAAAGAGTAAGTTGTGATCGGTAATTCGGTATGTTCTGATATTTCTGAAATGCATGATGTATTGGTCTTTTTGGATCCATAACTGAAATAACAAAATCATTAACATGGCGACTTCTGCAGTTATGTGGGCTCTTTGGAAAATAAAGAAATAATACACACTCTCAAAATGTTAATTAGAACAAGGTTCCGCGATCATTTTAGTGGTACTATGGGGCAAAAAGCGCTGGCGCTACTAAGAGTAGGAATGTAGGATGGCTCTGAGTAAACTGAAGACAACAGGAGGCAGCGGTGGAGCTTGAAGAAAAAATATTCATGGGGCAAAGCTAAGAGTAAGAACACCAATTATTTGCATTCAACACAAGTCATTCTGGCATATCCTCGAAGGAACAATTGCTATAACAGGACCACAAGAGAGGGCTGTTAATTTTGAACTGAGTTGAATTAGAAGACTACTATGGTTGTTTTGTTAACCGATGCTCAGGAATTACTTGAACAAGAGAAGATACAAAATAACCAGTTGTCCAGTACACCTGCTGCTAGTTTATATATCCAAGTGTCTCGATAATGCATATTCTGTTTGTGAAACCTATAAGGTCTCAAAATGTTAGTTAGAGCTCTATGCAATACTTTGGAGGAAAATTGTGCAAACGCTCAAGTACTGGTACTTGCTGTTACCAGGACAAGGTTGTGTGATTATTTTAATGGGACTTTGGGGCAAAAAGCATTGGCACCACTAAGAGTAGGAATGTAGGATGGCTCTGAGGAAACTGAAGACAATAGGAGGCGGCAGTGGAGCTTGAGAAAAATATTTAGGGGCCAAAACTAAGAGGAAAACACCAATTGTTCACATTGAACACATATGTCATTCTGGCATATCCTTGAAGGAGCAATTCTCATAACAGGAACACGAGAGAGGGCTGTTCATTTTGATGAGAACTAAATGAGAGCAGTACTAATGTTATTTTGTAAACAGATACTCAAACATTACTGGAACAAGAAAAATTGCAGAACATCTAGTTGTCCACTACAGGTGCTACTTGTTTCTCCACACGAGTCTCAAAAATGATTATTTTGTGTGTGAAACATACAAGGTCTTAAGTTACCAAGCTACTACAGTGGATTAATTAGGAAAAAACTTTTACTACTCTAATCTAGGTACAGCCCCTCACAAGTAGCATATCTCATACAGAAACAAGCAAACAAAACAATAATAGAAGTATGTTCACACTCTGTTGTGCACATCAGCATTTTCACATGGCTTGCCGCTCAGAAATCGGCATTAGTCTAGACTCTTGCTATCATGTGAGTCCAGGAGGTCCAATAGTTATTATGATTATCATGCATTACATATACAGCAGCTCGCTCTTCCTAGAAATCAAGCATTCAAACAGTTGGCATGATCAAACAAACGGTAACCAAACTGATGCAAGGCATTGAGGATACCACTTACTAATGTGGTTATGGGCTATGGCACGTCAAAATTGGCATTTCAGACATAATTTTGTGGCAAAATGCACTATGCAGCAATTTGAcaaacaaattcaaaatttctaAAGTGGAACTATGTGGACAAACAAGCAAGAAGTAGAATAAGAAATCACTCACCAGGATTGATAGGGTTAATTATGACGCGGGTAACGGCAGCACGGACAGCGACATGGAGACGGCCAGGGCGGGCGAAAGCAAGGAGGTCCGCGGCGCTGTGGCGGCGTCCCGATGCATCGAAGGTGGTGGCACCAATCTTTGTGCCAGTGACATGTTCCACCGTGAAGCCGTTCCACGGCGTCACATTAGCTTCCAGCAGCGCGGCCCTCACCGCCGCCTGCCACCCGTGCACCTCCGGCTGGAATGTCAGCTCTTGCTCGACCCACTCATACGATGAGTTCACCAGCCGCATGTCCCAATCCGGCACCTCGGCGCCCTGAATCTCCAATAATCGGAAAGAAATCGCTTTCAGAGTGTGTCAATGCATATAATCCTTATGGGATGAATGTTCTTGTTTTAGACATCatgattgggctttattatactcaATTTTGAATAATCCTTCTAGTTCAAACAAAATGAGGATTTGGAGGAGCAGACCTCCCCGTGGCCGTGGAACCAGCCGGGGTGCGCGCGGGAGTAGAAGCCGGCGTTGAtggcggtgccgccgccgagcacccgcgCGCGCACGTTGGGGACGCCGTCCTCGGAGCTGAAGGCCTGCGCGGGCGCGTCGGAGTCCGGCGACGGGTCGGCGAGCGCGAGCGTCCTGACGAAGCCGCCGGCCGTGGCGAGCGCCGGGAACTCGGCGGGCGCGCCGCCGCGCTCGAGCAGCAGCACGCGGCCCCCGCCGGGCCCCGCGAGCGTGGCCGCCAGCGGGCACCCCGCCGCGCCGCCCCCCACCACGATGTAGTCGTactcctccgcctccgccgtcgccgtcgcgtCCGACACGTACCGCGCGTACCCCGGCGGCACCCCTGCGGAGGAGCACACGAGTCAGACGCCCTCGGACAGATCTCGCGAATCTCGGCTAACCCCGGCCTAATCGGGGCGCGATCCTGCTCCCAGGCGCGCGGGTTTGGTTGGTGAGTTACCTCCGAAGGGGCGGGGCTGGGCCGCGGCGAGGGCGGCGaagaggagggggagggcgaggaggaggaggggtgtggGGGTGGCGGCCATGGCCGTGGGGTGGGgaggagacggtggcggggagtgTGACGAGCGGAGAAGACGAAGCTGAAATGGGGTTTAGCTGTTGGAGATGGAGGGAAAACGGAAATGGGGTGGGCCAACGTAGTTGCGGATTACGGGCTTCTCTCGGTTCCGAGTCTGTTGGGCCTTTGAACAGAACGGGACAAAAGTGGGCCTCTCCAGTGGGAGGGTCTACGTCTTCTTGTTTGTCGCTTAATGTTTTTTATATACAGGATTTTTAGTACAGAACGGAACATTTTTAGTACAGGTTGAGCATTTTTAGTACAGGTTGAGCATTTTTATATACAGGTTTTCAAATACACATTTATCACTGCTCGGACTTTTATTTCAATACACATTGAAAATTTTCATATACAGGATTTAAGATACATATTCTACATTTTTTAGTACTGATTGGTTCTTTTATttgaatacacattgaacattttcatATACAAGTGTTTTTGATACACAGTCAGCATTTTTGGTACaggttgaacatttttttaatacaggtTAAACTTTCTTAGAACATGTTCAACAgtaatacacgttgaacatttttcatAAATGTCACAACCCATATTTTCTAAATATGCACAACATTAGTTAAGTGTTAGAACATATTTTTGCAATGCTATGAACTTTTCGGACGGAACAATACATTTTTTTATAAATTGTATGAAATTTTCTTTTACAGCATACGAACATTATCTTTAAATGTCACGAGCATATTTTtggaatccatgaacattttttaaaatgccaCGAAGAATTTTTTATCTAATGTCATGAATAATTTTTGGGAAGGTACAAAACATTCTTTTAATTATGCAATCATTTCTTTACATTCCATAAACAATTAAGAATGTCATGGACAATTTTTTAAATGGGTAGATGTATTTAAATTTTACTTTTGTTAATGGTACGAAAATTTTTGTAACTTATGTTAACAATtcctttttacattgtataaatatATTTCTAGAAGTGTGACGGGCATTTTTCTGAAACTTGCAAATATTTTTTGTGGCTGGTACATATGTATTCTACATATGGCACAACCAAAGTTTTTACACTGcttcacccgcaaaaaaagaaaagttTTTACACTGCGTTAATTGTTTTCAATGCATGGTAAAAATGTATTTATAatattttaaaaagaaaaaaacgacATATGCCTAACACGTGTGTTTATGGGTCTCGCACATTTAGGAAGCGCAGGAGGCGCGAGCAAACATACAATCTCTCAGCGGGCGAGACAAACAAACGCCCTCCAGCCTGTTGCGAGATGGTAGAACCGCCCGCCTAAAACAGCGCCTTTTAATGGCACGGCCTAGTCAAACTCCATAAATTCGTTCGCTTCTTTGGcgctttgttttgcatttttttccttttattttttttatatttcACAATATGTAAAAGTCTCTTTACTTAATTTTCCAAAGTGTTTACAGCATATTTAAAATATTCATGTAATTTAAGAAATGTTTAACTTATTTATAACAAATTTTGATATAAATCAAAAAATGTTTATCACATTTTAAATTGTTCACGCATTTTGAAATTATGTTCCTGACATGTTTAAATAATATTTATATAATGCATAGATTTGCTCGCATAATTTTTGAAAAGTTGCATACCTTTGAAAAAAATTGTgacaatttaaaaaatattcataacACTAAAAAAT
The sequence above is drawn from the Triticum aestivum cultivar Chinese Spring chromosome 7A, IWGSC CS RefSeq v2.1, whole genome shotgun sequence genome and encodes:
- the LOC123154811 gene encoding (R)-mandelonitrile lyase-like; this translates as MRLVNSSYEWVEQELTFQPEVHGWQAAVRAALLEANVTPWNGFTVEHVTGTKIGATTFDASGRRHSAADLLAFARPGRLHVAVRAAVTRVIINPINPAARRGRSRPAVAAVGVVYQDRLLQQHHALLRPGGEVILSAGTLGSPQLLLLSGVGPANDLTSLGIPVSVDAPDVGKHVFDNPRNGISIIPSVPIDHSLIQVVGIPCANGTASYLEAASYIVPVSPMLRPAGPFISPTSPLYVTMATIMEKVPGPLSEGSLWLSSPNPVETPSVRFNYFSRPEDLAQCLVGVRRVAQVLQSRTMDIFRSAVGTSGQGRRGRGGRDFRIVGATLPLDWSTNNTSVADFCRRTVATLWHYHGGCVVGRVVDKDFRVMGTQSLRVVDGSTFSVTPGTNPQATVMMMGRYMGLRMIAERHSRRLVNTSSYSELQE